A genomic stretch from Natronomonas gomsonensis includes:
- a CDS encoding SHOCT domain-containing protein, with protein MNGRTGGGIWSIPFVGGALGVLGVLGGALYWLGNRSSTRSKTHDSAREVLQNRYERGEIDEEEYRRRRKRLDATDEVE; from the coding sequence ATGAACGGCCGCACTGGAGGCGGAATCTGGAGTATTCCCTTCGTCGGCGGGGCGCTCGGAGTGCTGGGTGTTCTCGGCGGCGCACTCTACTGGCTTGGAAACCGAAGCAGCACTCGCTCGAAAACCCACGATTCGGCGAGAGAAGTCCTCCAGAACCGCTATGAGCGAGGAGAAATCGATGAAGAGGAGTATAGACGTCGCCGCAAGCGGCTAGATGCTACTGATGAGGTGGAGTGA
- a CDS encoding permease, whose translation MQATVLDGVREALRIGVGFLWTAAWAIIMGLTVTSLVQVYVSKERMAKVLGDGDLGGLTKATAFGAASSGCSFGAVAIGKGLFKKGAHAVNFLAFMFASTNLIVELGLMILILLGWEFLLAELLGGLILIAVMAVIVHLTLPENLFGEVRQTLNERDREAGVTEDPTCGMEGKKEYTLTTDGGETLQFCSEGCMETYLQETSSSGGWRDELLSWGGWYKVANQYRKEWSMIWKDVIAGFLISGFVIVFVPQWVWNTLFIQGDGLLVTAENAIMGVAIAVISFVGSMGNVPFAVALWGGGISFAGVIAFVYADLITIPVLNVYRKYYGWKIMLYILGVFFVTMAFTGFLMELLFDALGIVPDLAGGETATEQTYFELNYTFYLNLIAFGLSGFLLYVYRRGLGAPGQYRDPVCGMRTDDDGPSASHEGTTYYFCSSACKRRFEENPTAFAGQSPQVTSHDH comes from the coding sequence ATGCAGGCGACGGTACTCGATGGAGTCCGCGAAGCCCTCCGCATCGGGGTCGGATTTCTCTGGACGGCGGCGTGGGCAATCATCATGGGCCTCACGGTTACGAGTCTCGTCCAGGTTTACGTCTCCAAGGAGCGAATGGCGAAGGTTCTCGGTGATGGCGACCTGGGCGGCCTCACCAAGGCAACCGCATTCGGGGCGGCAAGCAGTGGGTGTAGTTTCGGTGCCGTCGCTATCGGGAAGGGTCTGTTCAAGAAAGGTGCTCACGCGGTGAACTTTCTGGCGTTCATGTTCGCGTCGACGAACCTCATCGTCGAACTCGGGTTGATGATTCTGATTCTGCTGGGCTGGGAGTTCCTCCTCGCCGAACTGCTCGGCGGCCTCATTCTCATCGCCGTCATGGCCGTCATCGTCCACCTTACGCTCCCCGAGAACCTCTTCGGTGAGGTCAGACAGACACTCAACGAACGCGACCGTGAGGCTGGTGTTACCGAGGACCCAACCTGCGGGATGGAAGGCAAAAAGGAGTACACGCTCACGACTGACGGGGGTGAAACGCTGCAGTTCTGCTCGGAAGGCTGTATGGAGACCTATCTCCAGGAGACATCGAGCAGCGGCGGGTGGCGCGACGAACTGCTGTCGTGGGGTGGCTGGTACAAGGTCGCAAACCAGTATCGCAAGGAGTGGTCGATGATTTGGAAGGACGTCATCGCGGGCTTTCTCATCTCCGGGTTCGTCATCGTCTTCGTTCCCCAGTGGGTCTGGAACACCCTGTTCATTCAGGGCGACGGCCTGCTCGTGACCGCCGAGAACGCGATTATGGGTGTCGCCATCGCCGTCATCAGTTTCGTCGGCAGTATGGGCAACGTCCCCTTCGCCGTTGCGCTGTGGGGTGGTGGAATTAGCTTCGCCGGCGTCATCGCGTTCGTCTATGCCGACCTCATCACGATTCCCGTGTTGAACGTCTACCGGAAGTACTACGGCTGGAAAATCATGCTGTACATCCTCGGCGTCTTCTTCGTGACGATGGCGTTCACCGGCTTTCTCATGGAGTTGCTGTTCGACGCACTCGGTATCGTTCCCGATTTGGCCGGTGGGGAGACGGCGACCGAACAGACGTACTTCGAACTCAACTACACGTTCTACCTCAACCTCATCGCCTTCGGACTCTCCGGGTTTCTCCTGTACGTGTACCGCCGTGGCCTCGGTGCGCCCGGCCAGTACCGCGACCCCGTCTGTGGAATGCGGACCGACGATGATGGGCCGAGCGCGTCTCACGAGGGAACGACGTACTACTTCTGCTCTAGTGCCTGCAAGCGACGGTTCGAGGAGAATCCGACGGCGTTTGCCGGTCAAAGCCCACAGGTGACAAGCCACGACCACTGA